From one Planktothrix agardhii NIES-204 genomic stretch:
- a CDS encoding transaldolase, translated as MALYLDSAIISEAQIVKDWGWVKGLTTNPTLLAKSELSPEETLKQLKQLISGEIYYQLIASDFQGMVREGKKAFELLGEQTVLKIPATSVGFQTVAYLSAEIPCSVTAIYSAAQAAVAMEAGAKYAIAYVNRATRLLGDGIELVKQMNDILTGSPTKILAASIKSPQEAAATLQAGAHHLTLPLEILRAITTHELSEQTVIEFNQNGRGIGAG; from the coding sequence ATGGCTTTATATTTGGATTCGGCAATTATTTCAGAAGCACAAATAGTTAAAGATTGGGGATGGGTGAAAGGACTTACAACCAATCCTACTTTATTGGCAAAAAGTGAATTATCTCCTGAAGAAACCTTAAAACAGTTAAAACAATTAATTTCGGGGGAAATCTATTATCAATTAATAGCATCGGATTTTCAGGGAATGGTAAGGGAAGGAAAAAAAGCCTTTGAATTACTAGGAGAACAAACGGTTTTAAAAATTCCAGCGACTTCCGTAGGATTTCAAACAGTTGCCTATTTATCTGCCGAAATACCCTGTTCTGTGACTGCCATTTATAGTGCCGCCCAAGCTGCTGTAGCGATGGAAGCGGGGGCCAAATATGCGATCGCCTATGTGAATCGGGCAACTCGATTATTAGGGGATGGTATTGAATTAGTCAAACAAATGAACGACATATTAACAGGAAGTCCGACTAAAATATTAGCCGCCAGTATTAAATCCCCCCAGGAAGCCGCTGCCACCCTACAAGCCGGAGCCCATCATTTAACCTTACCCTTAGAAATCTTAAGGGCAATCACAACCCATGAATTATCAGAACAAACTGTTATAGAGTTTAATCAAAATGGTCGGGGAATCGGTGCTGGTTAA
- the asd gene encoding aspartate-semialdehyde dehydrogenase, protein MSNSYRVAILGATGAVGAELIELLESRNFPVVELKLLASPRSAGTSLTFRGETLPVEAVSETSFDHVDIVLASAGGATSKLWASKIVAAGAVMIDNSSAFRMNPDVPLVVPEVNPEALNHHKGIIANPNCTTILMTVAVWPLYQVQPIRRMVVATYQSASGAGARAMEEVKQQTLAILQGETPKTEIFPYPLAFNLFPHNTPINELGYCEEEMKMINETRKIFGVSDLMISATCVRVPVLRAHSEAVNLEFEQPLSVEKARHILSTAPGVELVDDPKANYFPMPIDASGRDPVLVGRIRQDLSHPCGLELWLCGDQIRKGAALNAVQIAELLVEKQLLGLRR, encoded by the coding sequence TTGTCAAATTCTTATCGAGTTGCCATTCTGGGGGCAACGGGTGCGGTCGGGGCGGAGTTAATCGAACTCCTGGAAAGTCGAAATTTTCCAGTGGTGGAGTTAAAGTTATTGGCTTCTCCCCGTTCGGCGGGAACCTCCTTAACCTTTAGGGGGGAAACTTTACCCGTGGAAGCGGTGTCGGAAACCAGCTTCGATCATGTTGATATTGTGTTGGCATCGGCTGGAGGAGCAACCTCTAAGCTTTGGGCATCAAAAATAGTCGCGGCCGGGGCGGTGATGATTGATAACTCCAGTGCCTTCCGCATGAACCCCGATGTCCCGTTAGTCGTCCCGGAAGTTAACCCAGAGGCTCTTAACCACCATAAGGGGATTATTGCTAACCCCAACTGCACCACGATTTTAATGACGGTGGCAGTTTGGCCATTATATCAGGTACAACCGATTCGCCGGATGGTTGTTGCTACCTATCAATCGGCAAGTGGGGCCGGGGCTAGGGCTATGGAAGAAGTGAAGCAACAGACTTTAGCCATTTTGCAAGGAGAAACACCCAAAACCGAGATTTTTCCCTATCCCTTGGCCTTTAATCTTTTCCCTCACAACACACCGATTAATGAATTGGGTTATTGTGAAGAAGAAATGAAAATGATTAATGAAACCCGCAAAATTTTTGGGGTCAGTGATCTGATGATTTCTGCAACTTGTGTGCGGGTTCCCGTGTTACGCGCCCATTCAGAAGCGGTTAACTTAGAATTCGAGCAACCCTTGAGTGTAGAAAAAGCCCGGCATATCCTCAGCACCGCCCCCGGAGTGGAACTGGTGGATGATCCCAAAGCCAACTATTTCCCCATGCCGATTGATGCGAGTGGACGTGATCCGGTGTTAGTAGGTCGGATTCGTCAGGATTTGTCCCATCCCTGTGGGTTAGAATTGTGGCTCTGTGGTGATCAAATTCGCAAGGGTGCAGCATTAAACGCGGTGCAAATTGCTGAATTGTTAGTGGAAAAACAACTTTTAGGTTTACGGCGTTGA
- a CDS encoding response regulator receiver protein: MTTVMIVDDSNALREIIANMLRDSGMEVISAEDGVQALEKIEQVTQLDLVVLDIVMPNMNGYELCRQIKKNPKTQNIPVVMCSSKSEDFDRIWGIRQGADAYISKPFRPEELLSTIKQLLPR; encoded by the coding sequence ATGACTACAGTGATGATTGTCGATGATAGCAACGCTCTCCGAGAGATAATTGCTAATATGTTGCGAGACAGTGGGATGGAGGTGATCTCAGCCGAAGATGGAGTTCAAGCCTTAGAAAAAATTGAACAGGTCACACAACTGGATTTAGTGGTATTAGATATTGTTATGCCCAATATGAACGGCTATGAGTTGTGTCGCCAGATTAAAAAAAATCCCAAAACCCAGAATATTCCCGTAGTTATGTGTTCTAGTAAAAGTGAGGACTTTGATCGCATCTGGGGAATCAGACAAGGGGCTGATGCCTATATTTCCAAACCTTTCCGTCCCGAAGAACTGTTGAGTACAATAAAACAACTCCTACCGAGGTAG
- the tig gene encoding trigger factor: protein MSVIMVPPRVKCVGGVEFRISRFFMKVTQEKLPASQIGLDIEITPEMSKSAYEQVVQKMSRSVNIPGFRKGKVPRHVLVQRLGQERIKAAALDDLMNQYLPKAVEQEKIPAIGNFEPQDDIDQLIQQFEPGQTLTIKVVVDVEPEVQLGEYKGLTVQAEEVKFDPEQVEQVLKQEQEKRATLIPVEARPAQLGDVAFVDFKGYFTQESETDEPEEIPGAKGDNFQVDLEEGRFIPGFVDGIVGMNSGETKTLNLKFPDEYGDKDVAGKDATFTITVNEIKEKELPELDDDFAEEVSEFSTLAELRESLEKRFQGEKDDQTKANQRKALVDALAETIEVDLPETLIRQEVDRLITEQVMQLSKMGLDVKRLLTGEMLPRLREQARPEAIEALKRSLALKEVAKLESLTVTEEEIKAEEIKVLSELKGQDVDPQRLRAFVTEDLVQQKTFTWLEENSTIELFPEGTLTPEEDDEDYEDDEDEDDDEIDSTEAE, encoded by the coding sequence ATGTCGGTGATTATGGTTCCCCCGCGAGTTAAATGTGTTGGGGGTGTTGAATTCAGAATATCACGATTTTTTATGAAAGTAACCCAGGAAAAACTTCCCGCAAGTCAAATTGGATTAGACATTGAGATTACTCCTGAAATGTCTAAAAGTGCTTATGAGCAAGTTGTTCAGAAGATGAGTCGCTCGGTGAATATTCCTGGGTTCCGCAAAGGCAAAGTGCCTCGCCACGTTTTGGTTCAGCGCTTGGGTCAGGAACGAATTAAGGCGGCTGCGTTGGATGATTTAATGAATCAGTATTTACCCAAAGCTGTCGAACAGGAAAAGATTCCGGCGATTGGCAACTTTGAGCCTCAAGACGATATTGATCAACTGATTCAGCAATTTGAACCCGGACAAACCCTGACGATTAAAGTGGTTGTGGATGTGGAACCCGAAGTTCAACTCGGTGAATATAAGGGCTTAACTGTCCAAGCCGAAGAAGTTAAGTTTGACCCCGAACAGGTAGAACAGGTATTAAAACAGGAACAGGAAAAAAGAGCTACCTTAATTCCGGTTGAAGCTAGACCCGCCCAATTAGGGGATGTGGCGTTTGTTGATTTTAAAGGGTATTTTACCCAAGAGTCGGAAACGGACGAACCTGAAGAAATTCCGGGTGCTAAGGGTGATAATTTCCAAGTAGATTTAGAGGAAGGTCGGTTTATCCCTGGTTTTGTTGATGGGATTGTGGGCATGAATTCAGGGGAAACCAAAACCTTAAACCTAAAGTTTCCCGATGAATATGGGGATAAGGATGTAGCTGGGAAAGATGCCACTTTTACAATTACTGTCAATGAAATTAAGGAAAAAGAACTTCCTGAGTTAGATGATGATTTTGCCGAAGAAGTCAGCGAGTTTTCCACTTTAGCCGAACTGCGGGAATCTTTGGAAAAACGCTTTCAAGGTGAAAAGGACGACCAAACCAAGGCCAATCAACGGAAGGCGTTAGTGGATGCTTTAGCAGAAACCATTGAAGTTGATTTACCGGAAACTTTAATTCGTCAGGAGGTTGACCGACTGATTACCGAACAGGTGATGCAGTTGAGCAAGATGGGGTTAGATGTTAAGCGGTTATTGACGGGGGAAATGTTACCTCGGCTACGGGAACAAGCCCGTCCAGAGGCGATTGAGGCTTTGAAACGTTCTTTGGCCTTGAAGGAAGTCGCCAAATTAGAATCTTTGACCGTCACCGAGGAAGAAATTAAAGCCGAAGAAATTAAAGTTCTTTCAGAACTCAAGGGTCAAGATGTTGATCCTCAAAGGTTACGCGCTTTTGTGACCGAAGATTTAGTTCAACAAAAAACCTTTACCTGGCTGGAAGAAAACTCAACTATTGAGTTATTTCCCGAAGGGACTTTAACCCCTGAAGAAGACGATGAAGACTATGAAGACGATGAAGATGAAGATGATGATGAAATTGATAGTACCGAAGCAGAATAA
- the purH gene encoding bifunctional purine biosynthesis protein PurH has product MARLALLSVSDKRGLIEFAKNLVEELGFDLISSGGTATALKSAGLAVTKVSDYTGFPEILGGRVKTLHPRIHGGILARRDVPQDLSELETHNIRAIDLVVVNLYPFEQTIAKPDVSLADAIENIDIGGPTLLRASAKNYAHLTVLCNPEQYGSYLEEFKQKNGEISLEFRQHCSLKAFQHTGAYDSAIAAYLEQQELNSESPLPQSFVLAGTQLQALRYGENPHQPAAWYQTGTQPTGWASGQILQGKPLSYNNLVDLEAARRIICEFPDQPAAVILKHTNPCGVAVANSLSTAYEKAFNADSISAFGGIVALNRTIDQETATALSKTFLECIVAPDCTPEASQILKKKSNLRVLILPDLTQGSKETIKLIAGGFLVQTADDIVEQSTDWKVVTEKQPTPEELEELMFAWKVVKHVKSNAIVVTKNQTTLGVGAGQMNRVGSVEIALKQAGDNAQGGVLGSDAFFPFDDSVRTAAAAGISAIVQPGGSMRDQDSIKAANELGLVMVFTGIRHFLH; this is encoded by the coding sequence ATGGCCCGTTTAGCTTTATTGAGTGTATCTGATAAACGAGGACTGATTGAGTTTGCTAAAAACCTAGTTGAAGAATTGGGTTTCGACTTAATTAGTAGTGGCGGTACAGCAACAGCTTTAAAATCGGCCGGACTTGCTGTTACTAAAGTCTCTGATTATACGGGATTTCCTGAGATTTTAGGCGGACGAGTTAAAACCCTCCATCCTCGCATTCATGGCGGAATTTTAGCCCGTCGAGATGTTCCTCAAGATTTAAGTGAGTTAGAAACCCATAATATTCGTGCTATTGATTTAGTCGTAGTTAATCTTTATCCCTTTGAACAAACTATTGCTAAACCCGATGTTTCTTTAGCAGACGCGATCGAAAATATTGATATTGGTGGCCCAACTTTATTACGGGCATCGGCTAAAAATTATGCCCATTTAACTGTATTATGTAATCCCGAACAATATGGATCTTATTTAGAAGAATTTAAGCAAAAAAATGGGGAAATTTCTTTAGAATTTCGTCAACATTGTTCCTTAAAAGCCTTTCAACATACGGGAGCTTATGATAGCGCGATCGCAGCCTATTTAGAACAACAAGAACTCAATTCTGAATCTCCCTTACCCCAAAGTTTTGTCTTAGCAGGAACTCAACTTCAAGCCTTAAGATATGGCGAAAATCCCCATCAACCTGCGGCTTGGTATCAAACCGGAACTCAACCCACAGGTTGGGCATCGGGTCAGATTTTACAAGGAAAACCCTTAAGTTATAATAATTTAGTGGATTTAGAAGCCGCTAGACGCATTATATGTGAGTTTCCCGATCAACCCGCCGCCGTCATTTTAAAACATACAAATCCCTGCGGTGTTGCCGTTGCTAATAGCCTATCTACAGCTTATGAAAAAGCCTTTAACGCTGATTCAATTTCTGCCTTTGGGGGAATTGTAGCATTAAATCGAACTATTGATCAAGAGACAGCAACGGCTTTAAGCAAAACATTTTTAGAGTGTATTGTTGCCCCAGATTGTACTCCAGAAGCGTCTCAAATTCTCAAGAAAAAATCTAACCTACGGGTGTTAATTTTACCCGATTTAACTCAAGGTTCAAAGGAAACAATTAAACTAATTGCAGGTGGTTTTTTAGTTCAAACCGCCGATGATATTGTGGAACAATCTACGGACTGGAAAGTAGTCACAGAAAAGCAACCCACGCCAGAAGAATTAGAGGAATTAATGTTTGCTTGGAAAGTGGTTAAGCACGTTAAATCTAATGCTATTGTTGTCACCAAAAATCAGACGACATTAGGCGTTGGGGCCGGACAAATGAATCGGGTCGGGTCAGTGGAAATTGCCCTCAAACAAGCCGGAGACAACGCTCAAGGCGGGGTTTTAGGAAGTGATGCCTTTTTCCCCTTCGATGATTCAGTTCGCACGGCGGCGGCGGCAGGTATTTCTGCGATCGTCCAACCGGGAGGAAGTATGCGGGATCAAGATTCAATTAAGGCAGCCAATGAGTTAGGATTAGTTATGGTTTTCACAGGGATTCGTCATTTTCTGCATTAA
- the cobU gene encoding adenosylcobinamide kinase/adenosylcobinamide-phosphate guanylyltransferase, which yields MNSLIIPSELIVVTGPARSGKSEWAETLALQSEKPVIYIATSQRDPTDQEWQIRIQKHQERRPMSWEILEVPIDLTATLEKISGQNTCILVDSLGTWLANLLEQDKVTWENTQDELLQILDKLPGMIILVAEETGWGVVPAYPMGRTFRDRLGALVRHLGAIADSVYLVTGGYVLNLTQLGSPLESK from the coding sequence ATGAATTCTTTAATTATTCCTTCTGAATTAATAGTAGTAACTGGCCCAGCCCGTTCAGGAAAAAGTGAATGGGCGGAAACCTTAGCCCTACAGTCGGAAAAACCAGTGATTTATATTGCTACATCTCAACGAGATCCAACGGATCAAGAATGGCAAATTAGGATTCAAAAACATCAAGAACGTCGCCCGATGTCCTGGGAAATTTTAGAAGTTCCGATAGACCTAACTGCAACCTTAGAAAAAATATCGGGTCAAAATACTTGTATTTTAGTCGATTCCTTGGGAACTTGGTTAGCTAATTTGCTCGAACAAGATAAAGTTACCTGGGAAAATACGCAGGATGAATTATTACAAATATTAGATAAACTTCCAGGAATGATCATCTTAGTAGCCGAAGAAACGGGATGGGGGGTGGTTCCCGCCTATCCCATGGGTAGAACCTTCCGCGATCGTTTAGGGGCGTTAGTGCGTCATTTAGGGGCGATAGCGGACTCCGTTTATCTGGTGACAGGGGGTTATGTTTTGAATTTGACCCAATTGGGTTCACCCTTGGAGTCAAAATAA
- a CDS encoding pentapeptide repeat-containing protein, whose product MNFKTLALSVILSTLGLATVAQAENESDLQQLRTTNRCPECDLRGANLQQFDLRGANLFKAQLQGADLRGVDLRSANLNQANLYSADLTQANLASANLFDANLRNTILERVDFREADLSQADLAQANLIKADLRDASLVGTNFSQSYLNQANLENADLRKAFLFQTDLEAANLTRANLLGADLRRANLDRTILENANLTATILANTNIDRAKLSQTTLRGSLLQGTDLSPIVCVITNVVNCVVVPISEQVESQEFPLN is encoded by the coding sequence ATGAATTTTAAAACCTTAGCATTGTCTGTTATTCTATCTACATTGGGATTGGCAACCGTAGCTCAAGCGGAAAATGAATCGGATTTGCAACAATTAAGAACTACAAATCGTTGTCCCGAATGTGATTTAAGAGGCGCAAATCTGCAACAGTTTGATTTGCGAGGGGCTAATTTATTTAAAGCTCAACTGCAAGGAGCAGATTTAAGAGGAGTTGATCTTCGCAGTGCTAATCTAAATCAAGCTAATTTATATAGTGCAGATTTAACTCAAGCTAATCTAGCATCTGCTAACTTATTTGATGCTAATTTAAGGAATACTATATTAGAGCGAGTGGATTTTAGAGAAGCGGATCTTTCCCAAGCGGATTTAGCTCAGGCAAATTTAATCAAAGCGGATTTAAGAGACGCCAGTTTAGTCGGTACAAATTTTAGCCAATCCTATCTTAACCAAGCTAATTTAGAAAATGCTGATTTGCGTAAGGCATTTTTATTTCAAACTGATTTAGAAGCAGCAAATCTCACCCGGGCTAATTTATTAGGTGCGGATTTACGCAGAGCTAATCTGGATCGGACTATTTTAGAAAATGCCAATTTAACCGCTACAATTCTAGCTAATACTAACATTGATCGGGCTAAATTATCTCAAACTACACTCAGGGGAAGTCTTCTCCAAGGCACGGATTTATCCCCGATTGTTTGTGTAATTACAAATGTTGTTAATTGTGTGGTTGTACCGATTTCAGAACAGGTTGAAAGTCAAGAATTTCCCTTGAATTAA
- a CDS encoding TPR repeat-containing protein, translating into MKNKPLNLTWVTTIILGIIIVLSSKVQAQNDLPSPSELRGKPSEAEQEKLDKKQSRQAIFRQAIQLYQTGNYAASEAIFRQLVENQPKEAKYYFYLGNSLFYQRKIEEATQVYQEAISLNPQYGLAYNALGFLHASQGQWDEAIAQYQKALEINPDYAEALKNLGESLWKKGNTAEANNAWKKALELYTQQGNNKAVLQLQEMLNKTSQ; encoded by the coding sequence ATGAAAAATAAACCGTTAAATTTAACCTGGGTAACAACAATAATTTTAGGAATAATTATTGTATTATCATCCAAAGTACAAGCTCAAAATGATTTACCCAGTCCCAGCGAGTTGCGGGGTAAACCCAGTGAAGCAGAACAGGAAAAGTTAGATAAGAAACAATCTCGACAAGCAATATTTCGTCAAGCAATTCAACTCTATCAAACTGGAAATTATGCCGCTTCCGAAGCAATTTTTCGTCAATTGGTAGAAAATCAACCCAAAGAAGCTAAATATTATTTTTATTTAGGAAATTCTTTATTTTATCAACGAAAAATAGAAGAAGCTACTCAAGTCTATCAAGAAGCTATTAGTTTGAATCCTCAATATGGGCTGGCTTATAATGCTTTGGGATTTTTACACGCCAGTCAAGGACAATGGGATGAAGCGATCGCCCAATATCAAAAAGCCTTAGAAATTAATCCTGACTATGCGGAAGCCTTAAAAAATTTAGGGGAATCTTTATGGAAAAAAGGCAATACCGCCGAAGCCAATAATGCTTGGAAAAAAGCCTTAGAATTATATACACAACAGGGGAATAATAAAGCCGTCCTCCAACTTCAAGAAATGTTAAATAAAACCTCACAATAA